A window of Cytobacillus sp. FSL H8-0458 genomic DNA:
TGGTCCAGGCAGCAATCACTTCCAATCGGGATCTCACTTATTTAATTGATATTCATCGTGATTCAAAAAGAAAAAAAGATACTACAAAAGAAATTAACGGAGAGTCTTATGCCAAGCTGGCTTTTATAATTGGAGGAAATAATCCGAATTACGAGAAGAACTTAAAATTTGCAAAAGAGCTGCATGATAGATTGAGCGTCAAGTACAAAGGATTAAGCAGGGGAATAATGAAAAAAGAAGGCGCAGGGACAAATGGCAACTTTAATCAGGATTTATCAGGCAATGCCATACTCATTGAGTTTGGGGGAGTCGATAATACGTTTGAGGAGTTAAACCGCTCGGCCGAAGCACTCGCGGAAGTGTTCAGTGAATATTACTGGCAGGCAGAGGAAGTGAATTCACCGGCTGGCGGTGAATCAGAAAAGAAATAGTAATAGGATGATGCGGAATGAAAATGTTTATGCTTAAAGCTCTTTTTCTGGCAGCGATTATGTTTGTCTCTGTATTATTCGGAATGCAGCAGGCAAATGAAGGAATTCACAGAATGAAGGGATTCCATGACGGAAATTTCAAAAGTGCCCTGACCATAAATGAAACCAATGAAGGCGAAGTTCAGGCTTCTGTCCTGGGGAATGATGTGTCAAGCCATGATCTTCAGAAGAAAAGAGAAAAACTTGAAGAAATGAAAGCATATAATTTCTTTTCATCATTAGGAAAAAGCATATCCGAAGGCATATCAGAGCTGACAGAAAAATCGGTCGCAATCATCACAGACTTAATAACAGGGAAATAGGCTGCTCAGGAGGGCAGCCTTATTTTTTTGAAAATAAGCGGCTTAAAGCTTAGCATTGAATCTTCACAAACCTACTGATATAATCAAAAATAGTGTATAAACTAAAAAGACTATTTTAAAATTGACCACACTTAGCTCCAGGCGCCTATTTAAAGGCGCTTGCGCTTTTCTATAGTAGGAGTTGAAATATTAATAATGAACAAAGAAGAGAGACTAAAAAGGCAAGAGAAAATCAGGAATTTTTCGATCATCGCCCATATTGACCATGGTAAGTCGACTTTGGCCGACAGGATCCTTGAAAAAACCAATGCGCTGACTTCACGCGAAATGAAGGATCAGCTCCTTGATTCCATGGATCTTGAAAGGGAGCGCGGCATTACGATCAAGCTGAATTCCGTTCAGTTAAAATATAAAGCTAAAGATGGAGAGATATACACTTTCCACTTAATAGATACGCCGGGACACGTCGATTTTACATATGAAGTATCCCGAAGCCTTGCAGCATGTGAAGGCGCAATTCTGGTTGTGGATGCGGCTCAGGGTATTGAAGCGCAAACCCTTGCTAATGTTTATCTGGCCCTGGATAACGATCTTGAGATTCTTCCAATTATTAATAAGATCGACCTGCCAAGTGCGGATCCGGAAAGGGTTCGAAATGAGATCGAAGAAGTTATCGGCTTGGATGCATCTGAAGCAGTACTTGCTTCAGCAAAGGCAGGAATCGGAATAGAAGAAATCCTTGAGCAGGTTGTTGAAAAAGTACCTGCTCCAGTAGGGGATCCGGATGCCCCATTAAAGGCTCTTATATTTGATTCTCTTTATGATGCCTACCGCGGTGTAGTAGCTTATATCCGGGTGGTTGAGGGTACGGTAAAAGTAGGGGATAAAATTAAAATGATGGCAACCGGCAAAGAGTTTGAAGTTACAGAGGTTGGTGTGTTTACGCCAAAATCAACGCCATTGCCTGAATTGTCAGTTGGAGACGTAGGGTTTTTGACTGCTGCAATTAAAAACGTTGGTGATACACGTGTAGGTGATACCATTACAAGTGCGAAAAACGGTGCGGCCGAAGCTCTTCCTGGATACAGAAAAATGAACCCGATGGTTTATTGCGGACTTTATCCAATTGATAGCGCCAAGTTCAATGACCTGCGTGAAGCGCTTGAAAAGCTGGAGCTGAATGATTCTGCCCTTCAGTTTGAACCGGAAACTTCACAGGCCCTCGGATTTGGATTCCGCTGCGGTTTTCTTGGATTGCTTCACATGGAAATCATCCAGGAGCGCATTGAGCGCGAATTCAAAATAGATTTGATTACAACAGCGCCTAGTGTTATCTATGATGTTATTCTTACAGATGGCACTGAGGTTAAAGTGGATAACCCATCCAATATGCCTGATCCTCAAAAGATTGACCGTGTTGAAGAACCTTATGTAAAAGCTACGATGATGGCGCCGAATGATTATGTGGGAGCCATTATGGAACTTTGCCAGCAAAAACGCGGCATCTTTATTGATATGCAATACATGGATGAAACCAGAGTAAATATTATATATGAAATTCCTTTATCGGAAATTGTTTATGATTTCTTTGATCAGCTGAAATCCAATACAAAAGGATATGCTTCTTTTGATTATGAATTAATTGGATACAAGCCATCAAAACTTGTTAAGATGGATATTCTGTTAAATGCAGAAAAGGTAGACGCATTGAGCTTCATCGTTCATAAGGATTTTGCTTATGAAAGAGGAAAAGTAATCGTTGAGAAGTTAAAAGAGCTTATTCCCCGTCAGCAGTTTGAGGTTCCTATTCAAGCGGCGATCGGCCAGAAAATTGTAGCCCGCTCAACCATTAAAGCCATCCGCAAAAATGTATTGGCTAAATGTTACGGCGGAGACATTTCCCGTAAGCGTAAATTATTGGAGAAGCAGAAAGAAGGTAAAAAGCGGATGAAGCAGGTTGGTTCTGTTGAAGTTCCGCAGGAAGCCTTCATGGCCGTTTTGAAGATGGACGATAACACCCCTAAAAAGTAAAATATTTGCTTTGTTTTAAGAGGTTAGATATGCTGTCATAATAATAACAGCACTAGCCTCTTTTTATTTAGGAAATTGCTGTATTTGAATGTTGATTGAATGATGAAAGTAGTGAAATAAATGATTAAAGCAGCTTATATACACATCCCATTTTGTGAACATATCTGTCATTACTGTGATTTTAATAAAGTGTATTTAAAGAACCAGCCAGTTGGAGAATACCTTGATTCTCTTGATAAAGAGATGAATCTTGCTTTGAAAGATACACCTGCATCTCGGCTGGACTCCATCTTTGTCGGAGGCGGCACGCCCACTGCGCTAAACGGGAAACAGCTTGAACAGCTTTGCAGCACTATTAAACGGCAGCTTCCCTATGACCCTTTCACAGAATATACATTTGAAGCTAACCCGGGAGATCTCTCTAAGGAAAAGCTTCAAATATTGCATGATGCCGGAGTCAACAGGCTGAGCTTTGGTGTCCAGACCTTCAACGATGAACTCTTAAAAAGAATTGGAAGGTCACACCGGGCAAAAGACGTTTTTCAATCAATTGAAGCTGCAAAACAAGTAGGCTTCGATAACATCAGCATCGATCTGATATACAGTCTTCCCGGCCAGACACTTCAGGACTTTAAAGATACACTCGAAACATCATTCACATTGGATATTGTTCATTATTCGGGCTATTCGCTGATCATTGAGCCCAAGACAGTATTCTATAATCTGATGAGGAGAGGGAAACTGCCGACTCCCGGAGAAGATGTGGAAGCTGAGATGTATGATTTATTGATGGAACAAATGGACAAACATGGATTTGCCCAATATGAAATCAGCAATTTTGCCAAACCGGGCTATGAGAGCAGGCATAACATGACTTATTGGGATAATGAATGGTACTTCGGCTTTGGGGCAGGTGCGCATGGCTATGTAAACGGGCTTCGCCGTTCAAACCACGGACCCCTGAAAAAATATATGGAGCCTATTGAAAAGGGCCAGCTTCCGATCCTCGAAGAACATAAGGTGCCCCTGGAAGAGCAGATGGAAGAGGAAATGTTTCTTGGGCTGAGAAAAACTGAAGGTGTCTCAATTAGTCGCTTTAAAGAGAAATTTGGCAAAAACCCGCTGGAGCACTTTAAAGTTCAAATTAAACAGCACACCGAAAAAAAATTAATTATTGCCGGGGAAGAGCATATTAAATTGACAAAGCAAGGACGATTTCTTGGAAATGAAGTATTTCAGTCCTTTATAGGGTAATCTGCCTGAGGATTGCTTCTGGAAAAAAGGAAGCCAAATTATTGACACTGCACGTATGATTTGATAATTTATTAGTAGAATTAGCACTCGGGGACAAAGAGTGCTAACAGAGGTGATAACTGTGTTAACAGATCGTCAATTATTAATTTTTCAAGTAATTGTTGATGATTTTATTCAAACTGCACAGCCTGTCGGGTCGAGAACTCTGTCGAAAAAAGAAGAAATTTCTTTTAGTTCCGCAACGATCAGAAATGAGATGGCTGATTTAGAGGAACTTGGGTTTATTGAGAAAACACACACCTCATCGGGGAGGATTCCATCTGAAAAAGGGTACCGCTATTACGTGGACCACCTTTTATCCCCGCAAAAATTAAATCAGCATGATATCCACAAAGTACAATCGATCTTTGCGGAAAGAATTTATGAGCTGGAGAAAATTGTTCAAAAATCGGCAAAAATCTTATCTGAGCTGACTAATTATACATCCATAGTCCTCGGGCCTGCAGTAAGGGATAACAAGCTGAAGAGAATTCAGATTGTTCCTTTGAATAAAGAAACAGCGATAGCAATTATTATCACAGATACAGGCCATGTGGAAAACAGAATGTTCCACTTGCCGGAAAACATTGATGCAGGTGATTTGGAAAAGGTCGTTAATATCCTTAATGACCGTCTTGCCGGTGCCCCGTTGGAAAGTCTGAACAATAAGATATATAAAGAGGTTGCCGTGCTTTTAAGGCATCATATCAATAATTATGATTTAATGCTGAATTCAATTGCCGATACAATAAAGATACCGGCCTATGATAAGCTTTTCTTTGGCGGTAAAACAAATATGCTCAGCCAGCCGGAGTTTCATGATATTGAAAAGGTTAAAAACCTCATGAATATGATCGAGCAGGAAAAAGGCATCTATGATTTACTCAGTAAAAACAAGTCAGGGATCAATATTAAAATCGGCAGGGAAAATAATAATTCAGCAATGGAAAACTGCAGTCTGATAACAGCAAGCTACTCAATCGGCACCGAGCAGCTCGGCACAATTGCCATTCTGGGCCCTACCAGAATGGAATATTCAAGAGTTATCAGCTTATTGAACTATATCAGTGCAGACTTATCATCTGTTTTATCCAAGCTGTATCAAAACAGATGATGGTGGAGATATTGATTAAGGGTGGAAAAACCTTTCCACTCCTTTCCTTATGTATTTTTATATCAATACTGCAGCCATTCTTTAAGGGAGGTGAACATGTTGGCAGAAGAGAAAGAGACATTGAACCATGAATCAAATGAACAAACCAACGAACCTGAAGGAGCTGAAAATGAGGCTCCTATTGAAGAGGTATTTGCAGAGGCTGATGAAGCAGAAGCAGGTCCTGATGAGGGAACCGATGCTGAGCTTACAGCAGCAAATGCAAAAATAGCTGAATTGGAAGGCAAACTGGAAGAGGCTGAAAATCGCATCTACCGCCTACAGGCTGATTTTGAAAATTCCCGGCGCCGTGCAAGGCTGGACCTTGAAGCGTCTGAAAAGTATAGAGCACAAGGCTTAATCTCTGATTTGCTGCCTGCGCTTGATAATTTTGAAAGAGCACTTCAGATGGAAGCTGAAAATGAACAGGCTAAATCTATTCTTCAAGGAATGGAAATGGTTTATCGGAGCTTGGTGGAGGCTATAAAAAAAGAAGGCGCAGAACAGATTGAGGCAGTTGGGAAAGAATTCGACCCTCATATGCACCAGGCTGTGATGCAGG
This region includes:
- a CDS encoding YqxA family protein, whose translation is MKMFMLKALFLAAIMFVSVLFGMQQANEGIHRMKGFHDGNFKSALTINETNEGEVQASVLGNDVSSHDLQKKREKLEEMKAYNFFSSLGKSISEGISELTEKSVAIITDLITGK
- the lepA gene encoding translation elongation factor 4, which encodes MNKEERLKRQEKIRNFSIIAHIDHGKSTLADRILEKTNALTSREMKDQLLDSMDLERERGITIKLNSVQLKYKAKDGEIYTFHLIDTPGHVDFTYEVSRSLAACEGAILVVDAAQGIEAQTLANVYLALDNDLEILPIINKIDLPSADPERVRNEIEEVIGLDASEAVLASAKAGIGIEEILEQVVEKVPAPVGDPDAPLKALIFDSLYDAYRGVVAYIRVVEGTVKVGDKIKMMATGKEFEVTEVGVFTPKSTPLPELSVGDVGFLTAAIKNVGDTRVGDTITSAKNGAAEALPGYRKMNPMVYCGLYPIDSAKFNDLREALEKLELNDSALQFEPETSQALGFGFRCGFLGLLHMEIIQERIEREFKIDLITTAPSVIYDVILTDGTEVKVDNPSNMPDPQKIDRVEEPYVKATMMAPNDYVGAIMELCQQKRGIFIDMQYMDETRVNIIYEIPLSEIVYDFFDQLKSNTKGYASFDYELIGYKPSKLVKMDILLNAEKVDALSFIVHKDFAYERGKVIVEKLKELIPRQQFEVPIQAAIGQKIVARSTIKAIRKNVLAKCYGGDISRKRKLLEKQKEGKKRMKQVGSVEVPQEAFMAVLKMDDNTPKK
- the hemW gene encoding radical SAM family heme chaperone HemW, whose product is MIKAAYIHIPFCEHICHYCDFNKVYLKNQPVGEYLDSLDKEMNLALKDTPASRLDSIFVGGGTPTALNGKQLEQLCSTIKRQLPYDPFTEYTFEANPGDLSKEKLQILHDAGVNRLSFGVQTFNDELLKRIGRSHRAKDVFQSIEAAKQVGFDNISIDLIYSLPGQTLQDFKDTLETSFTLDIVHYSGYSLIIEPKTVFYNLMRRGKLPTPGEDVEAEMYDLLMEQMDKHGFAQYEISNFAKPGYESRHNMTYWDNEWYFGFGAGAHGYVNGLRRSNHGPLKKYMEPIEKGQLPILEEHKVPLEEQMEEEMFLGLRKTEGVSISRFKEKFGKNPLEHFKVQIKQHTEKKLIIAGEEHIKLTKQGRFLGNEVFQSFIG
- the hrcA gene encoding heat-inducible transcriptional repressor HrcA: MLTDRQLLIFQVIVDDFIQTAQPVGSRTLSKKEEISFSSATIRNEMADLEELGFIEKTHTSSGRIPSEKGYRYYVDHLLSPQKLNQHDIHKVQSIFAERIYELEKIVQKSAKILSELTNYTSIVLGPAVRDNKLKRIQIVPLNKETAIAIIITDTGHVENRMFHLPENIDAGDLEKVVNILNDRLAGAPLESLNNKIYKEVAVLLRHHINNYDLMLNSIADTIKIPAYDKLFFGGKTNMLSQPEFHDIEKVKNLMNMIEQEKGIYDLLSKNKSGINIKIGRENNNSAMENCSLITASYSIGTEQLGTIAILGPTRMEYSRVISLLNYISADLSSVLSKLYQNR
- the grpE gene encoding nucleotide exchange factor GrpE → MLAEEKETLNHESNEQTNEPEGAENEAPIEEVFAEADEAEAGPDEGTDAELTAANAKIAELEGKLEEAENRIYRLQADFENSRRRARLDLEASEKYRAQGLISDLLPALDNFERALQMEAENEQAKSILQGMEMVYRSLVEAIKKEGAEQIEAVGKEFDPHMHQAVMQVEDENFDSNIVVEEFQKGYKLKDRVIRPSMVKVNQ